The DNA region GGGCAAGACCAAGGTCGAGGACCCGGGCACTCCGGGCCAGAAGACCGTGACCTACAAGGTCACCAAGCGCAACGGCAAAGAGGTCGGTCGCGAGAAGGTCTCGGAAGAGGTCATCACCGAGGCCAAGCCCAAGATCGTCAAGGTCGGTACCAAGAAGCCCGCGGACCCGGTCATCGGTGACGCCGGCGCCTGGGACCGCATCGCGCAGTGCGAGTCGACCGGGAACTGGTCCGCCAACACCGGCAACGGCTACTACGGTGGCCTGCAGTTCAACAAGAGCACCTGGGACGCCTACGGCGGCGACCAGTACGCCGCGTACCCGCACCAGGCCAGCAAGGCCCAGCAGATCGCGGTCGCCGAGAAGGTCCGCGAGGACCGTGGCGGTTACGGCGCTTGGCCGCACTGCGGCAAGAAGGCCTGACGCCAGATCAACCTCCTTTCCTGAAGGTCACCTGTGGGTTTTGCCCGCAAGGTGGCCTTCAGGCCGTTAGAGGCTTCTGTGGCTGCGTCACATTCCCCGGTCTTGGTCTCGACAGTCGTGCCCACCATCGAGGGGGCCGCATGTGGGCCACATTCCGGGATCGTTCAGCCGCGTTGCCCTCTCGAACGCCTTCGCCGCCGCGGTAAGGGCTTTGGTGGCCCTGTGGTGGCGCCTGGGTGGGTTTAGGGCGGCTGGCGGGTTCCTCGGCGTGCTGTGCGGGTTGAGGCTCCTCTGCGACCCGCTCCGAGGTCTGACGGGGAACGGGGATGTCCGGACCGGCCTCCGCGAGATCGACGATCTCCGCGAACGCGTCGCCGCGTCTCTCCGCCGGAGCACGGTCGTCGGCTTCTTCGCCGGGAGCCGGATACGCACGCGGCACCAGGAGTGCGTTCAGACGGGCGCCTGTCTCGGGATCGAGATCTCCGCGCATGTCCCAGCGGCCGGTCCGTTTCTGGCGCAACCAGAATTCGCTTCGCTGACGTTTCGGCCCGGGGTCCTCTTTGGGCTTCCCGTCCGGGTCGTGTCGCGCGAGCAGGTCGGTGCCTGCCATCGTGACGTCACGCGGTCTCGCGACACCCGCGAGTTCGACCAGGCCCCTTTCGGCCTCGAGTCGTTCGTCCGCGTCGAGGTGGTCCGGCAGCCTCTTCATGACAGTGACGATCCGGTCGATACCGGCCTCGGCCAACGCGCCGGTGCCGGCCGACACACCGGTCAATGGCGCGACGGGGTCGATCGACGTGCCGTCGCGCGCCCGTCTCGAATTGAGCGCGAGCGCTCTGCCGGTCACTTTCTGAGCCTCCGCTCGAGGTACTCGAGCCACATGCTCGTAAAAGACGGCGATCGAGTTGTATCCGTAGAGGTCCCGGACACCACGTGACTCGATCTCGGCCAGGATCTGGCCGACTTCGGCGAACAGACGTCGCCCTTCGCGTAGCCGCGTCTGCAACTCGTCGAGGAGCAGTTCGGCGTCACCTTCCGGCAGGTTGAGCGGGAAGGCCTTGGGGATATTTGTGCTGGTCATCCCTCGATTGTCGAGGCAGATTCGAACGAATGCACGGTATCGATCGGGTGGATGATCATTACGCTCCGGCTGCGCTGACCTGCGCCGATCACACGGGAGTGGGATACGTGTCGGTTCGAAAACGCCATACGGATGGTGGGGGCGGAATCACGGCTCCGTGCTCGAGTGGCTCAGCTGGTCCCACTCCTCGCGGAGCACCCCGTAGACGACGGCGTCGTGCACGCCCCCGGACCAGCGTCGAGCGCGTCGGAACCGGCCTTCCTCGACGAATCCCAGCCGCCGGCCGACGGCGATCATCCCTGGGTTCCCCGAAAACGTGGCGAAGTCCAGGCGGAGTGTGTCGGTGCGAGCGAACAGGTAGGTCGTCCACAGGTGCAGGGCGTCCGTGCCGTACCCGCCGCCCCAGTACTGCTCGTCGTAGATCACCAACCCCATTCGCCGCCAGTCGGTCTGCCTGCTTTCCCAGTACCAGCTGACCCTGCCGATCAACCTGCCGTCCCTCAGGTCGCATACGGCGAGGCTGGTGCGGGGATCGGCGGGCTCGGCCTTGGAGTTGGTGAGCTCGCGTGCCGTCGAGTCGGCGGCCGCCGCTGTCGGGGTGCCGAAGTAGGGCCCGTTCGTCTCGTGCCATGGCCGCGTTGGGTCGAGTAGTTCGCGAAGCGGCCGGAGGTCGCTTGGCCTCCAGTCGCGCAGCCGGACTTTCTCGCCTTCGAGTACGACGTCGTCCACCGGCCAATCGTGGCCTACCGGCGCTGGTTACGATCGTCGGGTGACTGAACTGCTCGGTCCTGCGGAGATCAGGGCGCTGGCGGCCGAGCTGGACGTACGTCCGACCAAGAAGCTCGGCCAGAATTTCGTGCACGATCCCAACACCGTGCGACGCATCGTCGACCTTTCGAGGGTCGGCGAAGGCGACGTCGTGCTGGAGGTCGGGCCGGGCCTCGGCTCGCTGACCCTCGGCCTGCTCGCGACCGGCGCCGAGGTCGTCGCGGTCGAAATCGATCCCGTGCTGGCGGGGCGATTGCCGAACACCGTGGCCGAACGGGGTGGGGCCGAACGGCTGACGGTCGTCGGCGCGGACGCGTTGCGGATCACGGCGGACGACCTGCCCGCGCGTCCGACTGCGCTCGTCGCGAATCTGCCGTACAACGTCGCGGTTCCGGTCGTTCTGCACCTGCTTGCCGAGCTGCCGTCGCTGACCAGTGGCCTCGTGATGGTCCAGACCGAGGTCGCGGACCGGATGGCGGCCGGCCCCGGGAGCCGGACCTATGGCGTGCCAAGCGTCAAGCTCGCGTGGTACGGAAAGGCACGCAAGGTCGCCGCGGTGCCTCGGGCGGTGTTCTGGCCTGTTCCGAACGTGGACTCCGCGCTGGTCGCTTTCGAGCGGGGTGACGTGGTGTCGCCGGTGGACCGGGAACGATTGTTCGCGGTGGTCGACGCCGCCTTCTCCCAACGGCGGAAGACTTTGCGCGCCGCGTTGGCGTCATGGGCCGGTTCCGCCGAACGAGCGGGGGAGTTGCTCGAGAAGGCGGGTATCGACCCCAAGACCCGCGGTGAGCAGTTGGATGTTCACCAGTTCGCGCGGATCGCGGCGGCCGCCGGTTGACCGCCCGCCCCAGGTGTGACCGGCACCGCGTGGACGTCGTCGTGGCTAGGTCAGCACGAGTGCGTAAGTCTTCTTCTCAAGCTGTATAGGCCGGCATTGTCTTAGCAGGTAGCGCGCCTGAAGCAAGTCGGAGACGCCTGCCTGTGTTCCAATATGTGGACAGCGCATCCTGTATAATGGACGCGACCAGACGTGTGATCTGCGCCTACGCGCTTGCTTTCATCCAGTGGGATCGGTTTTACTCAGTGAGCCATCCCGAGCGACTGAGAGACCTGGCTCGCCGAAGTCGCAGCAACCACCCTCCACAGGGCAGGTGCTACAGCCAGGACCGATGGAGGCTGTGCCTAATGAACAGGGTCACCCACCCGCTCCTGCTGACCAGGCGACGTGTCGTCGATGAAGGTCGCCGCACGGTAAGTGCGTGTCGACGCTCCACCGTTACTGCCTGAGTCCTTCTCCCTTACCTCTGAAACCCGTCCGTTTCCGGACGGCTACTCGGTGACGGTCGGCGCGCTCGAAAGATGCGGCGCCCCATTCGCATGGAGCCTCTCGTGATCACTGTCGAAAACCTGTCCAAATCCTTTCCCCTCAACGGAAATCCCGTCGTCGCGCTGCGCGATGTGAGCGTGGACATCCAAGCGGGCTCGCTGTTCGGGGTCGTCGGCCCGGCCGGCTCCGGCAAGTCGACCCTCGCCCGGTGCATCGGCCTTCAGGAGCGTCCCGACCGCGGCGTCGTCCGCCTCGACGGCCTCAACACGGGAACCCTCGACGGACGCCGTCTGCGCGAAATCCGGCGGCAGGTCGGTGTCGTGAGCACCAAACCGGAATTGCTCGCCGAGCGCACCATCGCCGGCAACATCGCTTCGCCGCTCGAACAGCTCGGTCTCGACGGGCCGCAGCGTCGCAACCGGGTCGGTAACCTGCTCGATCTGGTCGGGCTCACCCCCGGGCCGGACAGCGGCCGGGGACCTTTCCGAGGGGCAGCTTCGCCGAGTGGCCATCGCCAAGGCGCTGGCCGCCGGGCCGTCCGTGCTCTTGGCCGACGACCCGACCGCGGGTGTGCAGGCCGAGGAGTCCGGAGCGGTCCTGACCGTGCTCGACCGGGCACGTGCCGAGCTCGGAGTCACCGTGCTGCTCACCACTCCCGACGCCGGCGTGGTTCGCCGTGTCTGCGATGACGTCGCGGTTCTGGAGGCGGGCGCGATCATCGAACGCGGAACCGTGCTCGACCTGGTCTCCGACCCGAACAGCCGGACCGCGCAGGCGCTTCTTCCCGCGATCGAGACCGGGCGGGCGCAGGCCTCGAAGTACGACCGCGCGGTGGACGTCGTGCTCGTCGGCTTCGCTTCGGTCGGCGCGTTGCTTCCGGAGGCTGCCGGTCGCTTCGACGTCGAGCTCGCGACGATCGGGGGCGGCCTGACCCGGATCGGCGACACGCCGGTCGGCCGGTTCCGCCTCGGTGTGCGCGGTGAGCGCGCGGACGCCGCGCTCGCCTGGATCGCCGAACGTGGCGGCCACGTGACCCACCCGGTCCGCGGACCGCAGGGTGTCGCCGCCTGATTCCTCCACGAACGGGCCGCTCAGGACGAAATCGGTCCCGGGCGGCCCGTTCGTGTCCGACTCGCCCTGTTCTCTTTTCTCCTGGTGACAGCGCAGGCGGAGCGGCCACGTAGGCTTGACGGGTGCTCGCCGTCGTACCGCCCCCAGTAATCGTCAGGGTTCCCGCCAAGGTCAACCTGCACCTGTCGGTCGGTGACGTACGCCCGGATGGCTACCACGAACTGGTGACCGTGTTCCAGGCGCTTTCCTTGACCGACGAGGTGACCGTCGCGGTCACCGAGGACCCCGGCGTCGAGGTCTACGGCGAAGGCGAGGGCTCCGTACCGACAGGGGCCAACAACCTCGCCTGGAAGGCGGCGCAGGCACTGGCGGCCCACGTCGGCAAGGCGGACGGCGAGTCCAAGGTCAGGGTAGTACTGCGCAAAGGCATCCCGGTAGCGGGCGGCATGGCCGGCGGCAGCGCCGACGCGGCCGCGACCCTGGTGGGACTCGCGTCGCTTTGGAAGCTCGACATCTCCCGAGACGAACTGGCGGGGATCGCCGCGAAGCTCGGCAGCGATGTCCCGTTCGCGCTCTACGGCGGGACGGCGTTGGGGACCGGCCGAGGTGAGCAGCTGGTGCCGGTCTTGTCGCGGCACACCTTCCATTGGGTCCTGGCCTTCGACCAGCGTGGTCTTTCGACTCCGAGGGTGTTCGGCGAGCTGGACAGGTTGCGGGAGGAGGGCAGCCCGCCGCGGATCGGTTCGCACACTCCGGTGGTCGAGGCGCTGGCGTCCGGCGACCCGCGGCAGCTGGCGCTGCTTCTCGGCAACGACCTGCAGGCGGCGGCCGTTTCGTTGCGGCCGGGGCTGCGTCGCACCTTGCGGGCGGGGGTCAACGCGGGTGCGCTCGCCGGCACCGTCTCCGGATCCGGGCCGACCTGCGCCTTCCTGTGCGCGGATGCCCAGTCGGCCGTCGAGGTCGCCGCGGAGCTGTCCGGTGCGGGTGTCTGCCGCACGGTGCGGGTCGCGCACGGGCCGGTGCCCGGAGCCCGGCTGGTCGGCGGCGATGACGCGCCGCGGCCGTCGCCGCCGCGGGTGCACGCCTGAGGGTGTCCGAAATGGACATCGACTAATTCGTTGTGGTGCAAGCTTTGTGGAAAGGATCGGCTGAGGCATGGCCAACTTGGTCAACCTGGAGTCGGTGAGCAAGTCCTTCGGGGTGCGCCCGCTGCTCGACGGTGTTTCGCTCGGTGTGGCGGAGGGGCAGCGTATCGGTGTCGTCGGCCTCAACGGGGGTGGGAAGACGACGCTGCTGGAGGTGCTCGCTGGGATCAGCGAGCCGGATACGGGACGTGTCAGTCAGGTCCGTGGCTTGCGGATGGCCGTGGTCACCCAGCGGACCGAGCTCCCCGCCGGCAGTACGGTCGGAGATGTCGTGCTGGAGCGTTATGGCGCGGAGCACGAGTGGGCCGCTGACGCGCGAGTCCGGTCCATTATGGACGGTCTGGGGATCACCGCTCTCGGCGTCGAGAAGGAAACGGCGAACCTGTCGGGTGGCGAGCGCCGCCGGGTGGCGCTGGCGGCCGCTCTCACTGGTGAACTTGACCTCGTGGTCCTCGACGAGCCGACCAACCACCTGGACGTCGAAGGCGTGCGCTGGCTCGCGGATCACCTGCTGAACCGCAAGATCGCGGTCGTGGTCGTCACCCACGACCGGTGGTTCCTCGACACGGTCGCGAGCCTGACCTGGGAGGTCACCAACGGCCGCGTCGAGCAGTACGAAGGCGGGTACGCGGACTGGATCTTCGCGCGGGCCGAACGGGCGAGGCTGGCGGCGACGGCCGAGGAAAAGCGGCAGAACCTGGCGCGTAAGGAGCTCGCGTGGCTGCGCCGTGGCCCGCAGGCCAGGACCTCGAAGCCGCGCTACCGCGTGGAGGCGGCGGAGGCGCTGATCTCCGATGTGCCGGAGCCGCGTGACTCGGTCGAGCTGCAGGCGTTCGCGCGTCGGCGGCTGGGGAAGACCGTGCTGGAGATCGAGGACGCCACGTTGACCGTCGGCGACCGCACCCTGCTCGATCACGTCACTTGGCGGATCGGGCCCGGCGATCGGGTCGGTCTGGTCGGTGTCAACGGGTCGGGCAAAACGACGCTCCTCAAGCTGCTCGGCGGCGACAAGGAGCCCGAGACGGGCCGACGCATCCAAGGCAAGACGGTCAGCCTCGCGCACCTGCGACAGGAGCTCGACGACCTGCCGGGTGATCTGCGCGTGCTGCAGGCGATCGAAGAGGTGTCCGGCCGGGTCGTGTTCGGCAAGCAGGAGCTCACCGCTTCGCAGCTCGCCGAAAAGCTGGGGTTCCCCGCGGCGAGGCAGTGGACGCCGGTCGAAGACCTTTCCGGTGGCGAACGGCGCCGTCTGCAGCTGTGCCGGCTTCTGATGGCCGAGCCCAACGTGCTGTTGCTCGACGAACCGACGAACGATCTCGATATCGACACCCTGCAGCAGCTCGAAGACCTGCTGGATTCCTGGCCGGGCAGCCTCGTCGTCGTCTCGCACGACCGGTACCTGGTGGAACGCGTCTGCGACACGATCGTGGCCCTGTTCGGGGACGGGCAGGTGACCCACCTGCCGGGCGGGATCGACGAGTACCTGGACCGGCGCGCCAAGAGCCTCGAAAAAGCAGGCAGTGACCGGAAGGCAGGCAACGCGCAGGCCTCCGCGCCCAAGAAGAGCGCCGCTGAACAACGGGCGGCGCAGAAGGAGCTGTCGCGTCTTGAGCGCAAGCTCGACCAGCTGCACACGAAGGAAGAGAAGCTGCATGCGGCGCTGCTCGCCGCGGCGACCGATCCGACGAAGCTCATCGAGCTGAACACCGAACTGAAAGCCGTCGAAACGGAGAAAGAGGAGGTCGAAGCTCAGTGGCTCGAGACCTCCGAAGCGATCGAATGAGTTGACTCGACGGCGCGCGGGCTTTCCAGCGCGGACAGTAGTGTGACGCGCATGAGTCGGTTCGTGGACACGCTCGTCGCCACCGCGGCGGGGCGAGGTCAGCAGCGGGGAATGGTCACCGGGGAGCCCAAGGAGCCGGTTCGGCGGACATGGGCCGAGATCCACGAGCAGGCCAAACGGGTTGCCGGGGGTCTGGTGGCGGCCGGGCTCGAGCCCGGCAAAGCGGTCGCGGTCCTGGCGGCGGCGCCGTCACTGATCGCGCCGACGGTTCAGGCGGTTTGGCTCGCCGGTGGCAGCGTGACGATGCTGCATCAGCCGACGCAGCGCACCGATCTCGCGGAATGGGCCGAGGACACCGTTCGCGTGCTGCGGATGATCGGTTCCGACCTGGTGCTGCTCGGCGAGCCGTTCGACCAGCTGGCGCCGGTGCTCACCGAGCACGGCATCGCCTTCCAGGTGATCACCGAGCTGCTGGAGGCGGAACCACTGGCGGAGCCAGTGCCGACGGCCGAATCGGATACGGCTCTCCTGCAACTGACCAGCGGGTCGACGGCCGACCCGAAGGCCGTTCAGATCACCTACGGAAACCTGTACTCGAACGTCAAGGCGATGGTCGATCGGGCCGAGTTCGACTTCGACGTCGACGTGATGGTCTCGTGGCTGCCCACCTTCCACGACATGGGGATGGTCGGCTTCCTGACGGTCCCGATGACGTTCGGCGTCGAACTCGTCAAGATCACGCCGCTCGAGTTCCTGTCGGGCCGTTGATCTGGCCGCAGCTGATCAGCAAGTACAACGGCACGACCACAGCCGCGCCGAACTTCGCCTATGCGATCGTGGGCAGGCGGATGGCCCGTGTCGAGGACGACGACGCGTACGACCTTTCGAAGCTTCGGATCGCGTTGAACGGCGCCGAGCCGATCGACGAAACGGCCGTGCAGACGTTCGTCGATGCCGGGAAGCGCTTCAAGATGCCCGCCGAATGCGTCTTCCCGGCGTACGGCATGGCGGAGGCGACACTCGCGGTTTCGTTCGCGCCGTTGTTCACCGGCTTGACGCTGGACGTCGTCGAAGCCGACGCGCTCGAGGCGGACAACCGCGCGGTGCCGGTCCCCGAGGGCGACCCGCGCCGCGGGACCGACGAAGTCCGGTCCTTCGCGGTGCTCGGACCGCCGCTCGACGGGCTCGAGGCCGAGATCGTCGACGACAAGGGAACCGTGCTCGGGGAACGCGAGGTCGGGGAGATCCGCCTGCGTGGTGAGGCCGTGACGCCGGGATACCTGACGATGGAAGGGCCGCTCGCGACACAGGACGACGACGGCTGGCTGCTCACCGGCGACCTCGGTTACCTGGTCGACGGCATGATCGTGATCTGTGGCCGTCGCAAGGACGTCATCATCATGGGCGGCCGGAACCTGTACCCGACCGACATCGAACGAGCGGCGACCTCGGTCGAAGGGGTGCGGGCGGGGAACGCCGTGGCCGTGCGGCTTGACGCGGGCAGCCGGCGGGAGCGGTTCGCCGTCGTCGTCGAATCGAAGCTCGCCGGGGATCCGGAGACGGAGAAGGCGCTGGCGAAGGAGGTCGCGGCCAAGGTGCGCGGCGCCGTCGACATGCGGCCCTTCGCCGTTGTGGTGCTCCCGGCGGGGAGCCTGCCGAAGACGCCTTCGGGCAA from Amycolatopsis sp. EV170708-02-1 includes:
- a CDS encoding 4-(cytidine 5'-diphospho)-2-C-methyl-D-erythritol kinase, producing MLAVVPPPVIVRVPAKVNLHLSVGDVRPDGYHELVTVFQALSLTDEVTVAVTEDPGVEVYGEGEGSVPTGANNLAWKAAQALAAHVGKADGESKVRVVLRKGIPVAGGMAGGSADAAATLVGLASLWKLDISRDELAGIAAKLGSDVPFALYGGTALGTGRGEQLVPVLSRHTFHWVLAFDQRGLSTPRVFGELDRLREEGSPPRIGSHTPVVEALASGDPRQLALLLGNDLQAAAVSLRPGLRRTLRAGVNAGALAGTVSGSGPTCAFLCADAQSAVEVAAELSGAGVCRTVRVAHGPVPGARLVGGDDAPRPSPPRVHA
- the rsmA gene encoding 16S rRNA (adenine(1518)-N(6)/adenine(1519)-N(6))-dimethyltransferase RsmA, encoding MTELLGPAEIRALAAELDVRPTKKLGQNFVHDPNTVRRIVDLSRVGEGDVVLEVGPGLGSLTLGLLATGAEVVAVEIDPVLAGRLPNTVAERGGAERLTVVGADALRITADDLPARPTALVANLPYNVAVPVVLHLLAELPSLTSGLVMVQTEVADRMAAGPGSRTYGVPSVKLAWYGKARKVAAVPRAVFWPVPNVDSALVAFERGDVVSPVDRERLFAVVDAAFSQRRKTLRAALASWAGSAERAGELLEKAGIDPKTRGEQLDVHQFARIAAAAG
- a CDS encoding ABC-F family ATP-binding cassette domain-containing protein, with translation MANLVNLESVSKSFGVRPLLDGVSLGVAEGQRIGVVGLNGGGKTTLLEVLAGISEPDTGRVSQVRGLRMAVVTQRTELPAGSTVGDVVLERYGAEHEWAADARVRSIMDGLGITALGVEKETANLSGGERRRVALAAALTGELDLVVLDEPTNHLDVEGVRWLADHLLNRKIAVVVVTHDRWFLDTVASLTWEVTNGRVEQYEGGYADWIFARAERARLAATAEEKRQNLARKELAWLRRGPQARTSKPRYRVEAAEALISDVPEPRDSVELQAFARRRLGKTVLEIEDATLTVGDRTLLDHVTWRIGPGDRVGLVGVNGSGKTTLLKLLGGDKEPETGRRIQGKTVSLAHLRQELDDLPGDLRVLQAIEEVSGRVVFGKQELTASQLAEKLGFPAARQWTPVEDLSGGERRRLQLCRLLMAEPNVLLLDEPTNDLDIDTLQQLEDLLDSWPGSLVVVSHDRYLVERVCDTIVALFGDGQVTHLPGGIDEYLDRRAKSLEKAGSDRKAGNAQASAPKKSAAEQRAAQKELSRLERKLDQLHTKEEKLHAALLAAATDPTKLIELNTELKAVETEKEEVEAQWLETSEAIE
- a CDS encoding GNAT family N-acetyltransferase, with translation MDDVVLEGEKVRLRDWRPSDLRPLRELLDPTRPWHETNGPYFGTPTAAAADSTARELTNSKAEPADPRTSLAVCDLRDGRLIGRVSWYWESRQTDWRRMGLVIYDEQYWGGGYGTDALHLWTTYLFARTDTLRLDFATFSGNPGMIAVGRRLGFVEEGRFRRARRWSGGVHDAVVYGVLREEWDQLSHSSTEP
- a CDS encoding DUF222 domain-containing protein translates to MTSTNIPKAFPLNLPEGDAELLLDELQTRLREGRRLFAEVGQILAEIESRGVRDLYGYNSIAVFYEHVARVPRAEAQKVTGRALALNSRRARDGTSIDPVAPLTGVSAGTGALAEAGIDRIVTVMKRLPDHLDADERLEAERGLVELAGVARPRDVTMAGTDLLARHDPDGKPKEDPGPKRQRSEFWLRQKRTGRWDMRGDLDPETGARLNALLVPRAYPAPGEEADDRAPAERRGDAFAEIVDLAEAGPDIPVPRQTSERVAEEPQPAQHAEEPASRPKPTQAPPQGHQSPYRGGEGVREGNAAERSRNVAHMRPPRWWARLSRPRPGNVTQPQKPLTA